Proteins co-encoded in one Candidatus Methylomirabilota bacterium genomic window:
- a CDS encoding LLM class flavin-dependent oxidoreductase, protein MRVGISLTSHHDVTDPREGARWMIERAQAARHAGLDSLFLGDHHAVPKPYYQNVPMLGRLLAEWDEKAAGCLFLLPLWNPVLVAEQVGTLAAIAHGRFIFQCGLGADEAQFLAMGANIKQRPSAFEESFALVKKLLAGETISSQGRFVVENARVTPRPAEPVEYWIGASARVSIDRAARIADGWLASPGLTIDQAREQAAWYLDGCARYGKKPAAVAIRRDIYVGESAAEAEATGQAMVKAGYRGFDPKALCWGSVEQVVEKFRALEPLGYTDIIVRHLTDDHPKVLGSLARLADVRKAFQNT, encoded by the coding sequence ATGAGAGTCGGCATCTCGCTGACGAGCCACCACGACGTCACGGACCCGCGCGAAGGCGCGCGCTGGATGATCGAGCGGGCCCAGGCCGCGCGGCACGCGGGCCTCGACTCGCTCTTCCTTGGCGACCACCACGCCGTCCCCAAGCCCTATTACCAAAACGTGCCGATGCTCGGGCGGCTCCTCGCCGAGTGGGACGAAAAGGCCGCGGGCTGCCTGTTCCTCCTGCCGCTCTGGAATCCCGTGCTAGTCGCCGAGCAGGTCGGCACGCTGGCCGCCATCGCGCACGGCCGCTTCATCTTCCAGTGCGGGCTCGGCGCCGACGAGGCGCAGTTTCTCGCGATGGGCGCCAACATCAAGCAGCGCCCCTCGGCCTTCGAAGAGTCCTTCGCCCTCGTGAAGAAGCTTCTCGCGGGCGAGACCATCTCATCGCAGGGACGCTTCGTCGTCGAGAACGCGCGGGTGACGCCGCGCCCCGCCGAGCCCGTCGAGTACTGGATCGGCGCCAGCGCGCGAGTCTCCATCGACCGCGCGGCGCGCATCGCCGACGGCTGGCTCGCCTCGCCCGGCCTCACCATCGACCAGGCCCGCGAGCAGGCGGCCTGGTACCTGGACGGCTGCGCCAGGTACGGGAAGAAGCCGGCGGCGGTGGCGATCAGGCGGGATATCTACGTCGGAGAGTCAGCGGCCGAGGCCGAGGCGACGGGCCAGGCCATGGTCAAGGCGGGGTATCGCGGCTTCGACCCGAAGGCGCTCTGCTGGGGCTCGGTGGAGCAGGTCGTGGAGAAGTTCCGCGCCCTCGAGCCGCTCGGTTACACCGACATCATCGTCCGCCACCTCACCGACGACCACCCCAAGGTCCTGGGCTCCCTCGCCCGCCTGGCCGACGTGCGCAAGGCGTTCCAGAACACCTAG
- a CDS encoding DinB family protein, with amino-acid sequence MDAISFLLLRYGDLHGSLIDGLFSRLPEPHLRGRPHPGVNTVAWLLWHAARIEDVALNRFLADRPQVLDAGWLESLGVPRRDVGTGMKDAEVDELSARIDLQALKGYWDAVTTRTLEVIETLRGSDLEALVPAERVRSVVLTEGVVAPGAEWLTEFWAGGRSRAWVLVQTALLHPNGHYYEARVAAGLWGARSP; translated from the coding sequence ATGGACGCCATCAGCTTCCTGCTGCTCCGCTACGGTGACCTCCACGGAAGCCTGATCGACGGGCTGTTTTCCCGGCTTCCCGAGCCGCACCTGCGCGGGCGGCCCCATCCGGGCGTCAACACCGTCGCGTGGCTTCTCTGGCACGCGGCGCGTATCGAGGACGTCGCGCTGAATCGTTTCCTGGCCGACCGGCCCCAGGTTCTCGATGCGGGATGGCTCGAAAGCCTCGGCGTGCCGCGACGCGACGTCGGCACGGGGATGAAGGACGCCGAGGTGGACGAGCTGAGCGCGCGCATCGACCTCCAAGCGCTCAAGGGCTACTGGGATGCGGTGACGACGCGGACGCTCGAGGTCATCGAGACGCTGCGCGGCAGCGACCTCGAGGCCCTCGTTCCGGCGGAGCGCGTCAGGAGCGTCGTCCTCACCGAGGGCGTCGTCGCCCCCGGCGCCGAATGGCTCACGGAGTTTTGGGCCGGTGGGAGGAGCCGCGCATGGGTCCTCGTCCAGACGGCGCTCCTGCATCCCAACGGCCACTACTACGAGGCGCGCGTCGCGGCCGGCCTCTGGGGCGCCCGCAGCCCCTGA
- a CDS encoding ABC transporter substrate-binding protein, translating into MTTSKTLRLLASLALIAALAAPAAQAQDKPRPGGILTWFDYGDPGRLDVHAESPLVVQQATAGVYSGLLHYDPDDPAKIAGDLAERWTVSPDGKTYTFYLRKGVTWHDGQPFSAADVKASFDRILSKDFQSPKCGASLKPMVAAVEMVDANTVQFRLKFPAAPFLPSLASAWCRVAAKHILAKYGDLNQPEAQIGTGPFKFKKYERGSVIEWEKNPNYFIPGLPYVDGVKQFILIGGPTQLAAAKAGKIMLWDAWPPMRKTQADELGRARQDVDIYQASINTIFLIYLNSQKPPFNNPDLRRAVNLAIDRQEMVAKALEGAGVPCGILDPKLSGDFALPLEEVNKIPGCRQPKDGDIAEAKKLVEKHYPNGVDIEVAVRSVGNYVDRAQLVIAQLRKAGIRGTLKTHESAAGYAAWGKGDFTLIASQDRAMDVNDPSGVFHIAYTTEGGSNYGRMSDPKIDELAERGLKESNKDKRRQAYWELQRYILTRGDTATVAVAWVEGWFFKDKRLQNYKPGLTTYDNNTFMKVWISP; encoded by the coding sequence ATGACGACCTCGAAGACTCTCCGCCTCCTGGCTTCCCTCGCGCTGATCGCCGCGCTCGCCGCGCCCGCGGCGCAGGCGCAGGACAAGCCGCGTCCCGGCGGCATCCTCACGTGGTTCGACTACGGCGATCCGGGCCGCCTCGACGTTCACGCCGAGTCTCCCCTGGTCGTCCAGCAGGCGACGGCGGGCGTCTACAGCGGGCTCCTGCACTATGATCCCGATGATCCGGCCAAGATCGCCGGCGACCTGGCCGAGCGCTGGACGGTCTCGCCCGACGGGAAGACGTACACGTTTTACCTCCGAAAGGGCGTTACGTGGCACGACGGCCAGCCCTTCAGCGCGGCCGACGTCAAGGCCTCCTTCGACCGCATCCTCAGCAAGGACTTCCAGAGCCCGAAGTGCGGGGCCTCGCTCAAGCCCATGGTGGCCGCGGTCGAGATGGTCGACGCGAATACCGTCCAGTTCAGGCTCAAGTTCCCGGCCGCGCCGTTCCTGCCGTCGCTGGCCTCGGCCTGGTGTCGCGTGGCCGCGAAACACATCCTCGCGAAATACGGAGATCTCAACCAACCAGAAGCCCAGATCGGCACGGGGCCCTTCAAGTTCAAGAAGTACGAGCGCGGCAGCGTGATCGAGTGGGAGAAGAATCCGAATTACTTCATCCCGGGCCTGCCGTATGTGGACGGCGTCAAGCAGTTCATCCTCATCGGCGGGCCGACCCAGCTCGCCGCCGCGAAAGCCGGCAAGATCATGCTCTGGGATGCCTGGCCGCCGATGCGCAAGACGCAGGCCGACGAGCTGGGCCGGGCCCGCCAGGACGTGGACATCTACCAGGCCTCTATCAACACGATCTTTCTCATCTACCTGAACTCGCAGAAGCCGCCCTTCAACAACCCGGACCTGAGGCGAGCGGTCAACCTGGCGATCGACCGACAGGAGATGGTCGCCAAGGCTCTCGAAGGCGCGGGCGTGCCCTGCGGCATCCTCGATCCGAAGCTGTCCGGCGACTTCGCCCTGCCGCTCGAGGAGGTCAACAAGATCCCGGGCTGCCGCCAGCCGAAGGACGGAGACATCGCCGAGGCCAAGAAGCTCGTCGAGAAGCACTACCCGAACGGCGTGGACATCGAGGTCGCGGTGCGCTCCGTCGGCAACTACGTCGACCGTGCTCAGCTCGTCATCGCCCAGCTTCGCAAGGCCGGCATCCGCGGGACGCTCAAGACGCACGAGAGCGCGGCGGGCTACGCTGCCTGGGGCAAGGGCGACTTCACGCTCATCGCCAGCCAGGACCGGGCCATGGACGTCAATGATCCCTCGGGCGTCTTCCACATCGCCTACACGACCGAGGGCGGGAGCAACTACGGCCGCATGTCCGATCCGAAGATCGACGAGCTGGCGGAGCGCGGCTTGAAAGAGTCGAACAAGGACAAGCGCCGGCAGGCCTACTGGGAGCTCCAGCGCTACATCCTCACGCGTGGCGACACCGCCACGGTGGCCGTGGCATGGGTCGAGGGCTGGTTCTTCAAGGACAAGCGCCTGCAGAACTACAAGCCTGGGCTCACCACCTACGACAACAACACCTTCATGAAGGTGTGGATCAGCCCGTAG
- a CDS encoding ABC transporter permease, which yields MAALGHLLRRQPLGAAGGLIVLVLIAVAVLAPRLAPHGPKDASFSPYLPPSAQFPMGTDQIGRDVLSRVIWGARLSLYVGLVSVVFGITAGSLWGAVTAYLGGAADTGSQRVVDSVMALPPIILALALMAALGQSVNNVIIALVVLLTPTAARTIRSIALGIIVSPYMESARAVGATNWRIIARHLIPNCMAGYIVLVTTNVSYAIVVEASLSFIGAGAPPDEPSWGGMMTAGIQALETAPWMVFFPGLAISLAVFGLNLFGDSIRDVTDPRLRGGLG from the coding sequence ATGGCAGCGCTCGGTCACCTCCTCCGCCGCCAGCCGCTGGGCGCGGCCGGCGGGCTCATCGTTCTCGTGCTGATCGCGGTCGCCGTGCTGGCGCCACGGCTGGCGCCGCACGGCCCGAAGGACGCGAGCTTCTCGCCGTACCTGCCGCCGAGCGCGCAATTTCCCATGGGCACCGATCAGATCGGGCGCGACGTGCTGAGCCGCGTGATCTGGGGCGCGCGGTTGTCCCTCTACGTTGGGCTCGTGTCCGTCGTCTTCGGCATCACGGCGGGCTCGCTCTGGGGCGCCGTCACCGCCTACCTCGGCGGCGCCGCCGATACGGGCAGCCAGCGCGTCGTGGACAGCGTGATGGCCCTGCCGCCCATCATCCTGGCGCTCGCGCTGATGGCGGCGCTCGGCCAGTCGGTGAACAACGTCATCATCGCGCTCGTCGTCCTGCTGACGCCCACGGCGGCTCGTACCATCCGTTCCATCGCCCTCGGCATCATCGTCTCGCCGTACATGGAGTCGGCGCGCGCGGTCGGGGCCACGAACTGGCGCATCATCGCGCGGCACCTCATCCCCAACTGCATGGCCGGCTATATCGTCCTCGTCACGACCAATGTCTCCTACGCCATCGTGGTGGAAGCCTCCCTGAGCTTCATCGGAGCCGGAGCGCCGCCGGACGAGCCCTCGTGGGGCGGCATGATGACGGCCGGAATCCAGGCGCTCGAGACCGCGCCCTGGATGGTATTCTTTCCCGGACTGGCGATCAGCCTGGCCGTGTTCGGGCTGAACCTCTTTGGAGACTCGATTCGCGATGTCACCGACCCGCGACTGCGCGGGGGCCTCGGTTAG
- a CDS encoding ABC transporter permease has product MSTYIIRRILLFIPALIGASMLIFVLMRLVPGDIAEILVYQAGSETSGVQQKQIQKIREELGLNQPVMVQYLSWMGGAVRGDFGKSYAQRRPVWDILRERFPRSMELAILTLAIAVIWAIPLGVVSAVHQNGPLDYLARIASLSGLSVPLFVTGALILYGLVRVFHWIPPLEFVAFTEDPVENLKQLIWPALAQAYYISAPITRLTRSQMLEVIRQDYVRTARAKGLSERAVVYRHALRNSLLPVVTFVGWWGGRLLGGLVIMEIIFVVPGMGTALVQAVSQRDYPTVQAMVFVMAVVFLVVNLVVDLLYVWLDPRIHYA; this is encoded by the coding sequence ATGAGCACGTACATCATCCGCCGGATCCTGCTCTTCATTCCCGCCCTGATCGGGGCGTCCATGCTGATCTTCGTGCTGATGCGGCTGGTCCCGGGGGACATCGCCGAGATCCTCGTGTACCAGGCGGGCTCCGAGACGAGCGGCGTCCAGCAGAAGCAGATCCAGAAGATCCGCGAGGAGCTCGGCTTGAACCAGCCGGTGATGGTCCAGTATCTCTCGTGGATGGGCGGAGCGGTGCGCGGGGATTTCGGGAAGTCCTATGCGCAGCGCCGGCCGGTCTGGGACATCCTGCGCGAGCGCTTCCCGCGCTCCATGGAGCTGGCCATTCTCACGCTCGCCATCGCGGTGATCTGGGCCATCCCCCTCGGCGTGGTCTCCGCCGTCCATCAGAACGGCCCCCTCGACTACCTCGCGCGCATCGCGAGCCTGAGCGGCCTGAGCGTGCCGCTCTTCGTCACGGGGGCGCTGATCCTGTACGGGCTCGTCCGGGTCTTCCACTGGATCCCGCCGCTCGAGTTCGTGGCCTTCACCGAGGACCCGGTGGAGAACCTCAAGCAGCTGATCTGGCCGGCGCTGGCGCAGGCGTACTACATCAGCGCGCCCATCACGCGGCTCACGCGCTCGCAGATGCTCGAGGTGATCCGACAGGACTACGTGCGCACGGCGCGCGCCAAGGGTCTGTCGGAGCGCGCGGTGGTCTACCGCCACGCGCTCAGGAACTCGCTCCTGCCCGTGGTGACCTTCGTCGGCTGGTGGGGCGGCCGGCTTCTGGGCGGGCTCGTCATCATGGAGATCATCTTTGTCGTGCCGGGGATGGGGACGGCGCTCGTCCAGGCCGTGAGCCAGCGCGACTACCCGACCGTCCAGGCCATGGTCTTCGTCATGGCCGTGGTCTTCCTGGTCGTGAACCTCGTGGTGGATTTGCTCTACGTCTGGCTCGATCCACGGATCCACTATGCGTGA